The Lewinellaceae bacterium DNA window ATCATCCGATCGATACATGCCGGTGCCGGGTAGTGTGAAGTTCCTTGGTTTCTTAAGGTGTTCGCCGGTTCCCACATAGATAATATCCGGGTTGGAGGGGGCCAGGGCTGCATCACCGATACCCAATGCGGCCTGGTTTTCAAATACCGGATGCCAGTCCAGGCCATTGTTCGTGGTTTTCCATAACCCTCCTGATCCATAACCAACATACATGGTGCCTGGTGCGGAGGGATCGACCATGACTACATCCGCTCGTGCAGAATTCACCATTGGCCCAATCGAAACCCAATCCAGACGATAAGGGCTTTCAGATTTCATTTTTTGATAAGCCTCAAATGACTGCACCAGCGTTGAGGGTGGTTGCTGTCCGGTACACGGGAGAATGCCGGCCCAAAATATAAGGAGCCATTTAAAGAATTTTTGTTCGCTCATAACCATTGGTTCAATGCTGTGAAGGCAATTCTCTGCAAACAAGGTACATAGAGATCCTCAGCGATTGAGTGTATATCCAGCTTAAAAGTTCCAGATGTCCGTCAATCCTTCTAAATTTGAAAAGAACCGGGTTTGTTCTGCAACGACACATTTCTTAAATCGCTTAAGTTATGGCCAGTTATCCCAGCATTTTCAACGACGTGATCGGGCCGGTGATGCGCGGACCGTCAAGCTCACATTGCGCAGCTTCCTTACGGATTGGTCGTCTTTGCCGCGACCTGATGGATGGCGATATCCGGGAAGTTTATATCGAATTTGACCCGAACGGATCCCTGGCTACAACGCATAAAGGCCAGGGCTCGGATATGGGACTTTTTGGAGGATTCCTCGGATGGGAAGCTTATGATGAGCGTCTGCCTGCTTACCAGGAAGCCACTGATGAAGCAGGCATTCAGATCAAAATTGACATCCATCCGATTGGAGCGACACATCCCAATACCTACAAGATTACGTTGACCAATGATCAGGAAACGCATTGGCTGACCGCCTTATCAACCGGCGGAGGCATGATCGAGGTGATTGAAATCGATGGCGCCGCAGTGTCCATGTACGGGGATTATTTTGAGACACTCATCTATGTATCCTCAAAAAGCGCTGCTGAGAGGCTGGAGAAATATCTTAAGAAATCACTTGTTTTTGATTTTATTCAGATCCATTCAGGACTGAATACGTTTATAGAGATAAAGCATAATATTAAGATATCCAATGAAATACAGGATTTAATTAAAGCATTTGATGATATATATTATGTAAAGGAATTGCAGCCTGTTTTGCCAGTTCTATCCCGTAAGGAACTTCAGGTGCCTTTTATCACCTGTGCGGAAATGCTGGAATACAATCGTGGCAAAGCGCTGGATCTGTGGCAACTTGCTCTGGAATATGAAAGTTTGCGTGGTAACATTTCCAAAGAGGAGGTTTTTCTGAAAATGAAGGACATCGTCGGTATCATGGGCAATTCCATAAAAGAAGGTCTGAAGGGAACGACGTACGCGGATCGCATCCTGGGGCCGCAGTCTCTGGAATTGTCTAAGCGGATGTCAACGAATCAGCTGGTAAAGGATGATGTGCTGAACCGCATAATCCTGTATGTATCGGCCATGATGGAAGTGAAAAGCTCCATGGGTATCATTGTAGCAGCACCAACCGCGGGTTCGTGCGGTGCATTGCCGGGAGCCATTCTGGGAATTTCGGATGCATTTGATTTCCCGGAAGACGCTACCGTTAAAGCGATGCTGGCAGCCGGACTGATCGGTGTATTCATTGCAGCACATGCGACTTTTGCAGCTGAAGTGGGTGGTTGCATGGCAGAGTGCGGTTCAGGGTCCGGAATGGCTGCTGCAGGTATTGTTACCTTGAAAAATGGAACGTTGAATCAAGCCCTGGGAGCTGCATCCATGGCGCTGCAATCGTCTCTGGGTATGATCTGTGATACCATCGCCGACCGCGTGGAAGCGCCTTGTCTGAACCGTAATGTATTGGCTGCGTCGAATGCCTTATCCAGTGCCAACATGGCGTTGTCGGATTACCAGCATCTGATTCCGCTGGATGAGGTGATCGAAACCATGAAGCGGGTTGGTGATGCATTACCCAATACGCTGCGTTGTACCGGATTGGGCGGACTGGCCATCACCAAATCCGCCAAGGAAATCGAAGCACGTCTCGAAGCCAATGAAGCTGAGCGCAGGCAGCATGCCTATAAAGTATGTTAAAAGTGAAGGCCAGTAACGTGTTTATTATGCAATTGTCATCTCGACCGAGCCAAAGGCGAGTGGAGAGATCTCATAAGTGGAATAACAATAATGATCACTACGATTTGGATTGCATTAGGATTCCTTACACTGTGGTTTGGATTCGTCCTGTTTAGAGATTATTATCGGCACCGGGACCAACTGGAACCCGAAAGCAGCTGGTTGAAGACCGGCAT harbors:
- a CDS encoding L-serine ammonia-lyase, iron-sulfur-dependent, subunit alpha → MASYPSIFNDVIGPVMRGPSSSHCAASLRIGRLCRDLMDGDIREVYIEFDPNGSLATTHKGQGSDMGLFGGFLGWEAYDERLPAYQEATDEAGIQIKIDIHPIGATHPNTYKITLTNDQETHWLTALSTGGGMIEVIEIDGAAVSMYGDYFETLIYVSSKSAAERLEKYLKKSLVFDFIQIHSGLNTFIEIKHNIKISNEIQDLIKAFDDIYYVKELQPVLPVLSRKELQVPFITCAEMLEYNRGKALDLWQLALEYESLRGNISKEEVFLKMKDIVGIMGNSIKEGLKGTTYADRILGPQSLELSKRMSTNQLVKDDVLNRIILYVSAMMEVKSSMGIIVAAPTAGSCGALPGAILGISDAFDFPEDATVKAMLAAGLIGVFIAAHATFAAEVGGCMAECGSGSGMAAAGIVTLKNGTLNQALGAASMALQSSLGMICDTIADRVEAPCLNRNVLAASNALSSANMALSDYQHLIPLDEVIETMKRVGDALPNTLRCTGLGGLAITKSAKEIEARLEANEAERRQHAYKVC